A genome region from Sphaeramia orbicularis chromosome 19, fSphaOr1.1, whole genome shotgun sequence includes the following:
- the tvp23b gene encoding Golgi apparatus membrane protein TVP23 homolog B, whose product MNTDDTNDEDVSLFDAEEDAGKRSKKSIKHPVAAFFHLFFRVSAVLAYLVCERISNSFIAGMVTIILLLSCDFWTVKNISGRLLVGLRWWNQVDDDGRSHWVFESRKGSGKPQGSESESRIFWLGLIICPVLWVIFAFSTLFSLSIKWLPVVIMGVVLQGANLYGYIRCKVGGKTSLKNVATNYFGRQFLKQALSKEEES is encoded by the exons atgaacacagac GATACCAACGATGAGGACGTGTCTCTGTTCGACGCAGAGGAGGATGCTGGGAAAAGATCCAAGAAGAGTATAAA ACACCCGGTGGCGGCGTTCTTCCACCTGTTCTTCAGAGTCAGTGCCGTCCTCGCCTACCTGGTCTGTGAACGGATCAGCAACAGCTTCATCGCCGGCATGGTCACCATCATCCTCCTGCTGTCATGTGACTTCTGGACTGTTAAG AACATCAGTGGGCGGCTGTTGGTTGGTCTACGATGGTGGAACCAGGTGGACGACGATGGGCGGAGCCACTGGGTCTTTGAGTCCAGAAAG GGTTCTGGGAAACCTCAGGGCTCTGAATCGGAGTCTCGGATCTTCTGGCTGGGTCTGATCATCTGCCCCGTCCTCTGGGTCATCTTTGCCTTCAGCACTCTCTTCTCCTTAAGTATTAAGTGGCTG CCCGTCGTCATCATGGGGGTGGTGCTACAAGGAGCCAACCTGTACGGATACATCCGCTGTAAAGTGGGAGGGAAGACCAGCCTGAAGAACGTCGCCACTAATTACTTTGGACGACAGTTTCTcaaacag gCTCTGTCTAAAGAAGAGGAGTCGTAG